The proteins below are encoded in one region of Sphingobacterium sp. R2:
- a CDS encoding TlpA family protein disulfide reductase produces MMKKLKLQSNSGAMLHIQMLRIKVLVMLYLLVFQSYLICFLKALKNTTILLTCIAVFHMFSLSAQTPRKDSGADGLFIKPLKVGDTIPEELWNLSLNVANHPAARTNISLQDYQLKKLIILDFWATWCGPCIKGLNQLDSIKATLSNESIEFIPVSNEDEKKVLKKMTDNQWRFFSVYGDNKLSRYFPHQVLPHLVWIRDGKVMAITGHEYYDIAYFKKALAKPLNLTEKVVPLIFDANKSAYENLVEFSTDKYLHRSVLTEYIEGLSDNVVQQTDNTHLYTNMSLATLLVQANQPEIPMAGHLGRLIFNCADSVKDRILMPAKSLNKIERAIWLRENGYCYAIEKRSNKGTESIKRQMIDDINGLLMHKWNVKAMVKPTKVSVWALKRIAKVNKLKYLGNDKPKIWDDNTLIYYRNVEIADLISNLNYINPDLGIPIVDNTQIDFPIDIQMTIDRDLARNLKALNSDLASYGLKLVRSQATLNMLVFENLKR; encoded by the coding sequence ATGATGAAAAAATTAAAACTACAATCCAATAGCGGCGCAATGCTGCATATCCAAATGCTAAGGATTAAGGTACTTGTGATGTTATACCTTCTAGTTTTTCAATCCTATTTAATTTGCTTTTTAAAGGCATTGAAGAATACAACAATTCTTCTGACATGCATTGCTGTATTTCATATGTTTAGTTTATCAGCTCAGACGCCCCGCAAGGACAGCGGGGCTGATGGGCTTTTTATTAAACCGCTGAAAGTAGGGGATACCATTCCAGAAGAACTTTGGAATCTTTCATTAAACGTCGCTAACCATCCGGCTGCTAGAACCAACATCTCCCTTCAAGATTACCAGCTTAAAAAATTAATTATTTTGGACTTCTGGGCCACCTGGTGCGGCCCTTGCATCAAAGGACTCAATCAGCTCGATAGTATCAAGGCAACCTTATCCAATGAGTCTATCGAATTTATACCTGTCTCAAATGAAGATGAAAAAAAGGTATTGAAAAAAATGACTGATAACCAGTGGAGATTCTTTTCTGTATATGGCGATAACAAGCTCTCTCGGTACTTCCCACATCAGGTATTGCCTCATTTGGTCTGGATCAGGGACGGGAAAGTAATGGCGATTACCGGGCATGAATATTACGATATCGCTTATTTTAAGAAAGCTTTGGCAAAGCCACTCAACCTGACGGAAAAAGTTGTCCCATTGATCTTTGATGCCAACAAATCTGCTTATGAAAATCTGGTAGAGTTTTCCACCGATAAATACCTTCATCGAAGTGTCCTGACTGAATACATCGAGGGTTTATCGGACAATGTTGTCCAACAGACGGATAATACACACCTCTACACAAATATGTCTCTGGCTACGCTTTTAGTACAGGCAAATCAGCCTGAAATTCCGATGGCAGGGCATTTAGGCCGTCTGATATTTAACTGCGCCGACTCAGTGAAAGATCGCATACTGATGCCTGCTAAAAGTTTAAATAAGATCGAACGTGCCATTTGGCTACGTGAAAATGGATATTGCTATGCCATAGAAAAGAGATCGAATAAGGGGACGGAATCTATAAAAAGGCAGATGATTGACGATATCAATGGGCTTCTAATGCATAAATGGAACGTCAAAGCTATGGTAAAGCCGACAAAAGTATCTGTATGGGCACTGAAAAGGATTGCCAAGGTGAATAAACTAAAATATCTAGGTAATGACAAGCCCAAAATATGGGATGATAATACACTTATATATTATAGAAATGTGGAGATCGCTGACCTGATATCCAATTTAAATTACATCAATCCTGATCTGGGTATTCCCATAGTCGATAATACTCAAATAGATTTCCCGATAGATATACAGATGACCATCGATCGGGATCTAGCACGCAATCTGAAAGCGCTAAATTCAGATTTGGCTAGCTATGGATTGAAACTCGTACGTAGTCAGGCTACCTTAAATATGCTTGTATTTGAAAATTTAAAAAGATAG
- a CDS encoding LytR/AlgR family response regulator transcription factor produces MDKLNYRLLIVDDNLDSLVYILMSLKELPFINDDIKIVQKPIEALNYLKENEVDVLMLGMDLGDKEIDGIKLASLIPNPPVMVACSAHTDYVFKANEAGFYTYFSKKISFNVLKAKMEDVVEKVDKKLQEQSREVKSLTMKDLNNDTIQIDVDQIFYAQVDNDIIDIYLEKDKYQVKGSLGGLQANLPAAMFARPRINTLVNLSKIDLLRSGELHFVKPRNGFPITVTRSYKDNFRHQYEVYRQNNK; encoded by the coding sequence ATGGATAAGTTAAATTATAGACTATTGATCGTTGATGATAATCTAGACTCGTTGGTGTATATTTTAATGTCATTGAAGGAACTTCCTTTTATCAATGACGACATAAAAATTGTTCAAAAGCCCATAGAAGCCCTCAACTACCTAAAAGAAAATGAGGTCGATGTGTTGATGCTAGGTATGGATCTTGGCGATAAGGAGATTGATGGGATCAAATTGGCCAGTTTGATCCCCAATCCTCCTGTCATGGTTGCCTGTTCAGCACATACAGATTATGTATTTAAGGCAAATGAGGCTGGTTTTTACACCTATTTCAGTAAAAAGATCAGTTTCAATGTATTGAAGGCCAAAATGGAAGATGTGGTCGAAAAGGTGGATAAGAAATTGCAGGAACAAAGTAGAGAAGTGAAAAGTTTAACGATGAAAGATCTCAATAACGATACGATTCAAATAGACGTTGACCAGATTTTTTATGCGCAAGTAGACAACGATATAATCGATATTTATTTGGAAAAAGATAAGTATCAAGTTAAAGGAAGCTTAGGAGGACTGCAGGCTAACCTTCCAGCAGCCATGTTTGCCCGCCCCCGGATAAATACCTTGGTCAATCTTTCCAAAATTGACCTCTTGCGTTCAGGTGAACTTCATTTTGTCAAACCAAGAAATGGTTTCCCTATTACGGTGACCCGCTCTTATAAAGATAATTTTCGGCATCAATATGAAGTCTATAGACAGAATAATAAATAA
- a CDS encoding helix-turn-helix domain-containing protein, with the protein MKKTFKIVFSKEYKRVDDPPHPLSYPIRHAKERHWQSIHNQISEQTFDGRYAYLYAYEYWINESTDLTIEVYMHDLHVIYPLLDEVQICGERLDQAFRFELSPSQGTYFYVAAGHYRLHLPTGHHILVGFVVDAGMFRPPAIQQFSFLKHLVQAKKEGSTTSLKSVGFRVGPITVKYLCILFSILNPNTLNNEHILLKHLIFLIDLSRFKLLGDTDINNHLAVRCRQLLDIMILQRGAQALIKEVAAVFLTDAQQLSREFHKFYGIRMKDYRNLLLLDYIEQLIVEHDKLGTTAHEVGFSGPSEMNRFIKKMTGLTSALFKQKLEQNTR; encoded by the coding sequence ATGAAAAAAACCTTCAAAATTGTATTCAGTAAAGAATATAAGCGCGTTGATGATCCTCCACATCCATTAAGTTACCCCATTCGCCATGCCAAGGAGAGGCATTGGCAATCCATACACAATCAGATCAGCGAACAAACTTTTGACGGCCGATATGCCTATCTCTACGCATACGAGTACTGGATCAACGAGTCGACCGATCTGACGATTGAGGTTTACATGCACGATCTTCATGTCATCTATCCGCTATTGGACGAGGTGCAGATTTGTGGGGAAAGGCTGGATCAGGCATTCCGTTTCGAGCTGTCTCCCTCTCAGGGGACTTATTTTTACGTTGCGGCAGGCCATTATCGTTTACATTTACCTACAGGCCATCATATACTGGTTGGCTTTGTTGTGGATGCCGGTATGTTCAGGCCGCCGGCCATTCAACAATTTTCATTTCTCAAACACCTGGTTCAGGCAAAAAAAGAGGGGTCAACAACTTCGCTCAAAAGTGTGGGTTTTCGTGTGGGCCCCATTACTGTCAAATACCTGTGTATCCTCTTCAGCATACTCAACCCCAATACGCTCAACAACGAGCATATTCTCCTCAAACATCTGATTTTTCTGATCGATCTAAGCCGGTTCAAGCTTCTGGGTGACACTGACATAAACAATCATCTTGCAGTGCGTTGCCGACAGCTACTGGATATTATGATCCTGCAGCGCGGTGCTCAAGCGCTGATCAAAGAAGTAGCTGCAGTGTTTCTGACAGACGCGCAACAGCTCAGCCGCGAATTCCACAAATTTTACGGTATCCGTATGAAGGACTACCGCAACCTGCTGCTTCTCGATTATATTGAGCAGCTTATTGTGGAGCACGATAAGCTGGGCACTACTGCTCATGAAGTCGGATTTAGTGGCCCGAGCGAAATGAACCGATTTATTAAAAAGATGACCGGTTTGACGAGCGCTCTGTTTAAACAAAAACTCGAACAAAATACGCGATAA
- a CDS encoding DUF6266 family protein: MARFVKGIHGSYSGKVGNVVGSSWRGIDYVRSLPKKSSKASSEAQLAQRMKFGMTTSFLKSIKDILMLGFSDSKLRNKTGYNAAFQQLINHAFRGNYPDFTIDFAAVKIASGSLAALVGLVVGEVAPRVLNLTWDPINNRFNAFDDDQVLVILYDEADNLFFAYEGATRSDAAIDIVLPDSYTGKKIVGWSFNIHRDGLITSTSQYLGEFVLN; encoded by the coding sequence ATGGCAAGATTTGTAAAAGGGATTCACGGATCCTATAGCGGAAAAGTTGGGAATGTCGTCGGAAGTTCATGGCGAGGAATAGATTATGTACGTTCGTTACCAAAAAAGAGTAGCAAGGCTTCGTCAGAAGCGCAGCTGGCACAGCGGATGAAGTTTGGGATGACGACCAGTTTTCTCAAGTCCATCAAAGATATCCTGATGCTTGGGTTTTCAGACAGCAAGCTAAGGAACAAAACAGGCTATAATGCGGCCTTTCAACAGCTGATCAATCATGCTTTTCGGGGCAACTACCCGGATTTTACGATAGACTTCGCGGCAGTCAAAATTGCCAGTGGCAGTCTGGCAGCTTTGGTTGGCTTAGTTGTAGGTGAGGTGGCGCCTCGGGTGCTAAACCTGACCTGGGATCCGATCAACAATCGTTTTAATGCCTTTGATGACGATCAGGTGCTGGTCATTCTGTACGATGAAGCGGACAACCTCTTTTTTGCATATGAAGGTGCGACGAGATCGGACGCAGCGATAGATATCGTGCTGCCGGATAGCTATACAGGAAAGAAAATAGTGGGCTGGTCTTTTAATATCCATCGGGATGGGCTGATCACTTCAACGAGCCAATATTTAGGGGAGTTTGTGTTGAACTAG
- a CDS encoding ABC-three component system protein — MGSESQHVNNHEPIKQQVNINNVNGNLAFTKVSRLAQRFKRLKEEVECSVHYNKFIDDFNRYNTKLDGRSMPDKLSDGGFQKRDIDRATYRKHQYVKKLERNKLYETAQLIDLELFAIINLNFETYIEPLIDSDASINEIKVAVKERIIDQIYNLLNEDGMDDTFLNYNVDDLYGMIFFLTGKCHLNWTNYDNL, encoded by the coding sequence ATGGGATCTGAATCTCAACATGTAAACAATCACGAGCCCATAAAACAACAAGTTAATATCAATAATGTAAATGGGAATCTTGCGTTCACAAAAGTTAGTAGGCTTGCACAACGCTTTAAAAGGTTGAAAGAAGAAGTTGAATGTAGTGTACATTACAATAAATTCATTGATGATTTTAATCGCTATAATACCAAGTTAGATGGGCGAAGTATGCCTGATAAATTATCAGATGGGGGGTTTCAGAAACGCGATATTGATAGAGCTACATACAGGAAGCACCAATATGTTAAAAAACTGGAAAGAAATAAATTATACGAAACCGCTCAATTAATTGATCTTGAATTATTTGCCATAATAAATTTAAATTTTGAAACATATATTGAGCCATTAATAGACAGTGACGCCTCTATTAATGAAATAAAAGTAGCAGTTAAAGAAAGGATTATTGACCAAATCTACAATCTATTAAATGAAGATGGAATGGACGACACTTTCCTTAATTATAATGTAGATGATCTATATGGTATGATCTTTTTTCTAACAGGAAAGTGTCATTTAAATTGGACGAATTATGATAATTTATAA
- a CDS encoding RagB/SusD family nutrient uptake outer membrane protein: MKFLTTICFLVIASLFLLLSCKKDFLDAKYDKRKNVPSTVKDYQALLDNASVLNAGQPIMGEYAGDDYEILFPRWQNLTNLYKYTYIWSDELEVINDEFVDWTEGFRKIYIANVVLDGLSYLNQNKVNVAERNDFDNAKGGALFYRGSCYYQLAQEFCKQYEPQLAEADLGLPIRLTSDLNIHVDRSTLSATYKQMLDDLHAAAVLLPATVSVKTRPSKAAAYAMLAKVYLQMGDYANSFKYADLCLNLQHELQDLNELNLTASFPFAMFNKEVIFHATLYSSAGMTQSNALVSEELYQQYENDDLRKIAYFKISGDRYTFKGSFAGSAILFGGITTAELFLIRAESNVRLKNIAAGKTDLLNVLTNRYRNNNIVLGLDDQQQLLAKIKEERRKELVFRGIRWSDIRRYNILDKDNIKIVRTLDAQVFELQPMDKRFVFPFPKAAIDLGGYENN, encoded by the coding sequence ATGAAATTTCTAACAACCATATGCTTTCTGGTGATAGCTAGTCTCTTTTTATTACTATCCTGCAAGAAAGATTTTCTAGATGCGAAGTACGATAAACGGAAAAATGTACCCTCGACCGTGAAAGATTATCAGGCGCTATTGGATAACGCATCGGTATTAAATGCGGGGCAACCGATTATGGGGGAATATGCAGGTGATGATTATGAAATACTTTTTCCACGTTGGCAGAATCTCACGAACCTCTATAAGTATACATATATTTGGTCCGATGAATTGGAGGTCATAAACGACGAATTTGTGGACTGGACAGAGGGATTCCGTAAGATATATATTGCCAATGTAGTACTGGATGGCCTGTCGTATTTAAATCAGAACAAGGTAAACGTAGCTGAGCGTAATGATTTTGATAATGCCAAAGGCGGAGCTTTATTCTACCGCGGATCGTGCTACTACCAGCTGGCGCAGGAGTTTTGCAAGCAATACGAGCCACAATTGGCTGAAGCCGATCTCGGTCTGCCGATTAGATTGACTTCGGATCTGAATATCCATGTAGATCGAAGTACATTGTCGGCTACTTACAAGCAGATGCTTGACGATCTGCATGCAGCGGCTGTATTGTTGCCGGCTACTGTTTCGGTAAAAACCCGGCCTTCAAAAGCCGCAGCTTATGCGATGCTTGCCAAAGTGTATCTACAAATGGGAGATTACGCTAATAGCTTTAAATACGCAGATTTATGTCTTAATTTGCAGCATGAATTACAGGATTTAAATGAATTAAACTTGACGGCAAGTTTTCCATTTGCCATGTTTAACAAGGAGGTGATTTTTCACGCTACGCTCTATTCCTCCGCAGGGATGACGCAAAGTAATGCGCTCGTCTCGGAAGAATTATATCAACAGTACGAAAATGATGACCTACGGAAGATTGCTTATTTTAAGATTTCTGGCGATAGATATACGTTTAAAGGGTCGTTTGCTGGAAGCGCCATACTTTTTGGAGGTATCACTACTGCTGAGCTGTTTTTAATCCGTGCCGAATCTAATGTGAGGCTTAAAAATATTGCTGCGGGAAAAACGGATCTGCTTAATGTATTAACGAATCGGTATCGAAATAATAACATTGTACTCGGTTTAGATGATCAGCAACAGTTATTGGCGAAGATTAAAGAGGAACGAAGGAAGGAATTAGTATTCAGAGGGATCCGATGGAGTGACATCAGAAGGTATAACATCCTTGATAAAGATAATATCAAAATTGTTCGTACTTTGGATGCACAGGTCTTTGAATTGCAGCCTATGGATAAACGTTTTGTTTTTCCATTTCCGAAAGCAGCGATTGATTTAGGAGGATATGAAAATAACTAA
- a CDS encoding helix-turn-helix domain-containing protein: MLQLNEIVQLLREINDKLSCTAYQIMPNEGTQIGWNVDELMTRMAVVSRLGISERTYNRWVKSGVLKPICLGNKHYYREQDLQDAIKRSINRGMI; the protein is encoded by the coding sequence ATGTTACAATTGAATGAAATCGTACAATTGCTGCGAGAAATTAACGACAAGCTGTCCTGCACAGCCTACCAAATCATGCCAAATGAAGGAACGCAGATAGGCTGGAATGTGGACGAACTTATGACTCGTATGGCTGTGGTATCACGCCTCGGGATCTCCGAACGTACGTACAACCGCTGGGTAAAATCGGGAGTACTCAAACCCATTTGCCTGGGCAACAAGCATTATTACCGCGAACAGGACCTCCAGGATGCGATTAAGCGAAGCATAAATCGAGGTATGATCTAA
- a CDS encoding SusC/RagA family TonB-linked outer membrane protein translates to MKTIICILCMLLINFGRSYAQSKHQIRILSETDHRPIAHATMDLLNAKTSLKADENGAITLTLKDSLHVIVRSMGFRSKTLWLSSAINTIHLTENNTMLDEVTVNTGYQSFRKSKVPGSFVVIDSALLNRAIGTDVIARLEGVTSGLLFDRRMDNIPVSQPTSLVANGKPLNLNVRGLSTIESDMAPLIVLDNFPYEGDLASINPNDVESITVLKDASASAIWGARAGNGVIVITTKKGRYNQGNAISFSANLSYSPKPDLFKNQNYLASRWFIDVERLLFDQGFYNTAPSNLNALSPVVEYLQQAKDKGIDPNEVAAQLDKWAELDVRNDYEKYFYRNRINQQYSLGMNGGTERFKYVVSGGFDKNLADVRGNGYQRITLRAMNNIKLTKDLEFSTEINLIKSLSENNGLEYGAIQQVTGKQLYPYAQFADRDGNALSIIKNYRPFVTENALKEGLLDWEYRPLDELNLVKNQLENNTIRWNAGLRYRIFTPLSLDLNYQYQKLDDNGRIDYDKDSYYVRNYVNTYTQADGTRIYPYGNELRDTYDRTVSHAYRAQLNYSQKWNDHALTAITGLDVRQSRMTRNFSTLYGFDPDVVSSVTRLDFVNRYPTRPRGTTSLLPAPPSGMLDYLDRFVSYYANATYSYLDRYTLNASIRKDESNLFGVSTNQRGVPLWSVGGLWEIDKEHFYRLSWLPSLRLRASYGESGNVNKSVSTFTTVSYANNSTTGLLQGTISSPANPSLRWEKVKQTNLGLDVSFLENRVSLNVDYYQKKSSDLIGQVAIDPTLGYFMGSNPAMKTNYAAMETKGADIKLNTRNLTGRVKWNSELLLSFVRDKVTDFKTTNTNLATYFTTYSPPILGRPRYGLYSFAWEGLEPSTGDPLVNYNNTIGKEYTAYINSLGLDDLIYHGPQSAPVFGSLRNSFSYDQFSFSFNLTFKMGYYFRRNSINYYNLFYNGAGHQDYEKRWQQPGDELISQIPSFPKQFNDINRALIFERSPELVEKGDHIRLQDIQLGYDFSGKQLNRFGIRSLRFNMYCANLGILWRKNKQGLDPDYPTTVILARPSYSFGLQANF, encoded by the coding sequence ATGAAAACTATAATTTGCATACTGTGTATGCTGCTGATAAACTTTGGTCGCAGCTATGCACAGTCAAAACATCAAATTCGGATACTTTCTGAAACTGATCATAGGCCTATTGCGCATGCCACAATGGATCTTTTGAATGCTAAGACTTCTTTAAAGGCTGATGAAAATGGTGCCATCACGCTGACACTAAAAGATTCCTTGCATGTCATTGTTCGCTCAATGGGTTTCAGATCAAAAACGCTTTGGCTATCATCAGCGATTAATACGATCCATTTAACTGAAAATAATACCATGCTCGACGAGGTGACTGTGAATACGGGGTATCAGTCTTTTCGAAAAAGTAAGGTACCGGGTTCTTTTGTGGTTATCGATAGTGCATTGCTGAATCGAGCTATCGGTACTGACGTCATCGCAAGGCTAGAAGGGGTAACATCGGGGCTGCTATTTGACCGAAGAATGGATAATATTCCTGTCTCCCAGCCGACATCACTTGTCGCGAACGGTAAACCTCTAAACCTCAATGTGAGGGGACTGAGTACAATTGAATCGGATATGGCTCCGCTGATTGTACTCGACAATTTTCCTTATGAAGGTGACCTAGCCAGTATCAATCCCAATGATGTGGAGAGCATTACAGTTCTGAAGGATGCTTCGGCGTCGGCCATTTGGGGTGCAAGAGCTGGAAATGGGGTTATTGTCATCACAACGAAAAAAGGACGTTATAATCAAGGGAATGCTATTTCCTTTTCGGCCAATCTCTCTTATAGCCCCAAGCCCGACCTGTTTAAAAATCAGAATTATTTGGCATCACGCTGGTTTATTGATGTGGAGCGGTTGCTATTTGATCAGGGTTTTTATAATACGGCACCGTCCAACCTCAATGCGCTAAGCCCTGTGGTTGAATACCTGCAACAAGCAAAGGACAAAGGCATAGATCCGAATGAAGTAGCTGCACAACTGGATAAATGGGCTGAATTGGATGTACGCAATGATTATGAGAAATATTTCTATCGTAACCGGATCAATCAACAGTATAGCCTTGGGATGAATGGTGGTACGGAGAGATTTAAGTATGTGGTATCGGGTGGCTTTGATAAAAACTTGGCTGATGTGCGTGGAAATGGCTATCAACGGATTACTCTGCGGGCGATGAATAACATTAAGTTGACCAAGGATTTGGAGTTTTCTACAGAAATAAATTTGATAAAGAGTCTCTCGGAGAACAATGGGCTGGAATATGGGGCAATACAGCAGGTTACGGGCAAACAATTATATCCTTATGCGCAGTTTGCGGATAGGGACGGGAATGCCCTATCTATTATCAAAAACTATAGGCCCTTTGTCACCGAAAATGCGCTAAAGGAGGGCTTGCTGGACTGGGAGTACCGTCCATTGGATGAATTAAATCTAGTGAAAAATCAACTAGAAAATAACACCATCAGATGGAATGCGGGGCTGCGGTATCGGATCTTTACGCCATTATCACTCGATCTCAATTATCAGTACCAAAAGCTGGATGATAATGGGCGGATAGATTATGATAAAGATAGCTATTATGTCCGTAACTATGTCAATACCTACACGCAAGCAGATGGTACCCGGATCTATCCCTACGGAAACGAGCTTCGGGATACGTATGACCGTACGGTTTCGCATGCTTATCGGGCTCAGCTTAATTATAGCCAAAAGTGGAATGATCATGCCCTGACAGCGATAACGGGTCTGGATGTGAGACAATCCCGTATGACCCGTAATTTTTCAACCTTGTATGGGTTTGATCCGGATGTGGTCAGTTCGGTTACGCGACTGGATTTTGTTAACCGATACCCTACACGCCCGCGGGGTACAACAAGCCTGCTGCCTGCACCGCCCTCCGGAATGTTGGATTATTTGGACCGCTTTGTCTCTTATTACGCCAATGCGACCTATTCTTACCTTGATCGCTACACGCTTAATGCCAGTATCCGTAAAGACGAGTCAAACTTGTTTGGTGTCTCGACCAATCAGCGTGGAGTTCCCTTATGGTCGGTGGGAGGGCTATGGGAGATCGATAAGGAGCATTTTTATCGTCTTTCCTGGTTGCCTTCACTTCGCCTGCGTGCATCTTATGGTGAAAGTGGCAATGTCAATAAATCGGTATCGACCTTTACGACCGTGTCTTATGCCAATAATTCAACTACGGGATTATTACAAGGCACGATATCAAGCCCGGCAAACCCTTCGCTGCGCTGGGAAAAGGTGAAACAGACGAATCTAGGGCTTGATGTTTCGTTTCTTGAAAATAGGGTCAGTCTAAATGTTGATTACTATCAAAAGAAGTCTTCCGATCTGATCGGGCAGGTGGCCATAGATCCTACATTAGGCTATTTTATGGGCAGCAATCCGGCCATGAAAACCAACTATGCCGCAATGGAAACAAAGGGGGCGGATATTAAATTGAATACACGTAATCTCACAGGTAGAGTTAAATGGAATTCGGAACTGCTCCTATCTTTTGTACGCGATAAAGTCACGGATTTCAAAACAACAAATACCAATCTTGCTACTTATTTTACAACTTATAGCCCCCCGATTTTGGGCAGGCCACGCTATGGTCTATACAGTTTTGCATGGGAAGGATTGGAGCCGAGCACGGGTGACCCGCTAGTGAACTATAACAATACGATTGGTAAGGAATATACAGCCTATATAAATTCGTTAGGCTTGGATGATCTTATTTACCATGGCCCACAGAGCGCTCCGGTGTTCGGGAGCTTGAGAAATAGTTTTTCTTATGATCAATTTTCCTTTAGTTTCAATCTGACATTTAAGATGGGTTATTACTTCCGCAGGAATTCAATCAATTATTACAACCTTTTTTACAATGGAGCCGGTCATCAGGATTATGAGAAAAGATGGCAGCAGCCTGGTGATGAACTAATCAGCCAAATCCCTTCTTTTCCCAAGCAGTTCAATGATATCAATCGTGCGCTAATCTTTGAACGGTCGCCCGAGCTGGTCGAAAAAGGTGATCATATACGGCTGCAGGATATACAATTGGGCTATGATTTTAGCGGTAAACAATTAAATCGGTTTGGTATTCGCTCATTGCGCTTCAATATGTACTGCGCCAATTTGGGAATCTTATGGCGTAAAAATAAACAGGGTCTAGATCCTGATTATCCGACCACGGTCATTCTTGCCCGACCAAGTTATTCTTTTGGACTGCAGGCAAATTTTTAA
- a CDS encoding ABC-three component system middle component 5: protein MIIYNQAFDYYHAIYRMIRFLTHYKHSEFIELDRLRIWDFYFLFPQEVHKITLTKTDNEIRELRKRFIKERNNPYNQVFDNKKVFEKLRPYQLTALQCLASYGIIDKTLLKEKRVSIISESLLEEYHAEFEPLSYTEQNVVALMTLYFSDISLFGPNGLKSRTKLMVSRYDV, encoded by the coding sequence ATGATAATTTATAACCAAGCATTCGATTATTATCATGCTATATATAGAATGATAAGATTTTTGACACACTATAAACATTCTGAATTTATAGAATTAGATCGTTTAAGAATTTGGGATTTTTATTTTTTGTTCCCACAGGAAGTACATAAAATCACTCTCACCAAAACTGACAATGAAATAAGAGAGTTAAGAAAAAGATTTATTAAAGAAAGGAATAATCCATACAATCAAGTGTTCGACAACAAAAAAGTATTTGAAAAACTTAGACCCTATCAATTGACAGCTCTACAATGCTTAGCGTCTTATGGAATAATAGATAAAACTTTACTTAAAGAAAAGAGAGTTTCAATTATTTCTGAAAGCTTGCTGGAGGAATATCATGCGGAATTTGAACCACTTAGTTATACAGAGCAAAATGTGGTAGCATTAATGACTCTTTATTTTTCTGACATTTCTTTATTTGGTCCCAACGGGTTAAAAAGTAGAACAAAACTAATGGTAAGTCGCTATGACGTATAA